One stretch of Pseudomonas fluorescens Q2-87 DNA includes these proteins:
- a CDS encoding ornithine carbamoyltransferase — protein sequence MAFNMRNRSLLSLMHHTNRELHFLLDLSRDLKRAKYTGTEQPHLKGKNIALIFEKTSTRTRCAFEVAAHDQGAHVTYIDPVSSQIGHKESMKDTARVLGRMFDAIEYRGFEQEIVEELAKFAGVPVFNGLTAEFHPTQMIADTLTMREHSDKPLHDISYAYLGDARYNMGNSLLMIGAKLGMDVRIGAPKALWPHQDFIDQCQAFAVESGARITITEDPKEAVKGVDFIHTDIWVSMGEPVEAWDERIEQLLPYQVNAQMMKASGNPRVKFMHCLPAFHNSETKVGKDIAARYPNLANGVEVTEDVFESPANIAFEQAENRMHTIKAILVSALADI from the coding sequence TAACCGTAGCCTGCTGAGTTTGATGCACCACACCAACCGCGAGCTGCACTTTCTGCTGGACCTGTCCCGTGACCTCAAGCGCGCCAAATACACCGGCACCGAACAGCCACACCTCAAGGGCAAGAACATCGCGCTGATTTTCGAAAAGACCTCGACCCGTACCCGCTGCGCCTTTGAGGTCGCGGCCCACGACCAGGGCGCCCACGTCACCTACATCGATCCGGTGTCGTCGCAGATCGGCCACAAGGAGAGCATGAAAGATACCGCCCGGGTGCTGGGCCGGATGTTCGACGCGATCGAGTACCGTGGCTTCGAACAGGAAATCGTCGAGGAACTGGCCAAGTTCGCCGGAGTACCGGTGTTCAACGGCCTGACCGCCGAATTCCACCCCACCCAGATGATCGCCGACACCCTGACCATGCGTGAACACAGCGACAAGCCGCTGCATGACATCAGCTATGCCTACCTGGGCGATGCCCGCTACAACATGGGCAATTCGCTGCTGATGATCGGCGCCAAGCTGGGCATGGACGTGCGCATCGGCGCGCCGAAAGCCTTGTGGCCGCATCAAGACTTCATCGATCAGTGCCAGGCCTTCGCCGTCGAAAGCGGCGCGCGCATCACCATCACCGAAGACCCCAAGGAAGCCGTCAAGGGCGTGGACTTCATCCACACCGACATTTGGGTGTCCATGGGCGAGCCGGTGGAGGCCTGGGATGAGCGTATCGAGCAACTGCTGCCCTACCAAGTCAACGCGCAGATGATGAAAGCCTCGGGCAACCCACGGGTGAAATTCATGCACTGCCTGCCGGCGTTTCATAACAGCGAAACCAAGGTCGGCAAAGACATCGCCGCCCGCTATCCGAACCTGGCCAACGGCGTGGAAGTCACCGAGGACGTCTTCGAATCCCCGGCCAACATCGCCTTCGAACAAGCGGAAAACCGCATGCACACCATCAAGGCGATCCTGGTGTCGGCGCTGGCGGATATCTGA
- the arcC gene encoding carbamate kinase has protein sequence MRIVIALGGNALLRRGEPMTAENQRSNIRTATEQIAKVHAGNQLVIAHGNGPQVGLLSLQAAAYTSVTPYPLDVLGAETEGMIGYIIEQELGNLLDFEVPFATLLTQVEVDGNDPAFQNPTKPIGPVYSQAEAQKLAAEKGWAIAPDGDKFRRVVASPRPKRIFEIRPIKWLLEKGSIVICAGGGGIPTMYDANGKLQGVEAVIDKDLCSALLAEQLESDLLVIATDVNAAYIDFGKPTQQAIVQAHPDDMEKLGFAAGSMGPKVQAACEFARNTGKVAVIGSLADIDAIVQGTAGTRISTATPGIVYR, from the coding sequence ATGCGCATCGTCATTGCCCTGGGCGGTAACGCCCTTCTGCGTCGGGGCGAGCCCATGACCGCAGAGAACCAACGCAGCAACATCCGCACCGCCACCGAGCAGATCGCGAAAGTCCACGCCGGCAACCAACTGGTCATCGCCCACGGCAACGGCCCGCAGGTGGGCCTGCTGTCGTTGCAGGCCGCGGCCTACACCTCGGTCACGCCATATCCACTGGACGTCCTCGGCGCCGAAACCGAAGGCATGATCGGCTACATCATCGAACAGGAACTCGGCAATCTGCTGGATTTCGAGGTGCCGTTCGCCACGCTGCTGACCCAGGTCGAGGTGGATGGCAACGATCCGGCTTTTCAGAACCCCACCAAGCCCATCGGCCCGGTCTACAGCCAGGCAGAGGCGCAAAAACTGGCCGCTGAAAAAGGCTGGGCCATCGCCCCGGACGGCGACAAGTTCCGCCGGGTGGTCGCCAGCCCACGACCCAAGCGCATCTTTGAAATCCGCCCGATCAAATGGCTGCTGGAAAAAGGCAGCATCGTGATCTGCGCCGGCGGTGGCGGCATTCCGACGATGTACGACGCGAACGGCAAGCTGCAAGGCGTGGAAGCGGTGATCGACAAAGACCTGTGCTCGGCGCTGCTGGCCGAACAGCTGGAAAGCGATCTGCTGGTCATCGCCACTGACGTCAATGCGGCATACATCGACTTTGGCAAACCGACCCAGCAAGCCATCGTCCAGGCTCACCCCGACGATATGGAAAAACTCGGTTTCGCTGCGGGTTCCATGGGGCCGAAGGTGCAAGCGGCCTGCGAATTTGCGCGCAACACTGGCAAGGTTGCGGTGATCGGGTCGTTGGCAGACATCGATGCTATTGTCCAAGGCACTGCCGGCACGCGCATCAGCACGGCCACGCCGGGAATTGTTTATCGATAA
- a CDS encoding DUF5064 family protein — MAMFEPGHLHMERHALNKEDFSYNLCIDYTLEQDPKEGAGMSFRVHGTVEDKTLDETFFLAKDQAFDFARHATRIAQKYGLPKTASIGSMHKYYDEMFEDVRHQLDVKPGDPMKPEHLS; from the coding sequence ATGGCCATGTTCGAACCCGGTCACCTGCACATGGAGCGCCATGCGCTGAACAAGGAGGATTTCAGCTACAACCTGTGCATCGACTACACGCTCGAGCAGGATCCCAAGGAGGGCGCGGGTATGTCGTTTCGGGTGCATGGCACCGTCGAGGACAAGACCTTGGACGAGACGTTCTTCCTGGCCAAGGACCAAGCCTTCGACTTTGCCCGCCATGCCACCCGCATCGCGCAGAAATATGGCTTGCCCAAGACCGCCAGCATCGGTTCGATGCACAAGTACTACGACGAAATGTTCGAAGACGTTCGCCACCAACTGGACGTCAAGCCGGGCGATCCGATGAAGCCTGAACACTTGAGTTAA
- a CDS encoding helix-turn-helix domain-containing protein, which produces MKKPDLPSIPVFKLYGESQDWPTPDLLHCETISKRSSEHQWEIKPHRHADLCQLLFVFRGQAELEIEGLRTQLDEPAVQILPPLSVHGFRFSEDVEGYVVTLAAPLVTHLQAQLGHSVNVLAQAESYPALDNAEYLNSLFSALQNEYVGHQPAREMLMHALVSVIMVWVSRQVMQRRTQTQRPQRAREYLNGFIQLVEETYRQHVKVEDLAHRLGISVSHLNGTCRELAGQPALQIMHERQLLEAKRLLTYTGMTIYEISEMLGFSDPTNFTRLFRRRVGISPKAFRDRLKTDQQDD; this is translated from the coding sequence ATGAAAAAACCTGACTTGCCTTCGATCCCGGTGTTCAAGCTCTACGGCGAGAGCCAGGATTGGCCGACGCCGGACTTGCTTCACTGCGAAACCATTTCCAAGCGCAGCAGCGAGCATCAATGGGAGATCAAACCCCATCGGCATGCTGACCTGTGCCAGTTGCTGTTCGTCTTCAGGGGCCAGGCGGAACTGGAAATCGAAGGCCTGCGCACGCAACTCGACGAGCCGGCGGTGCAGATCCTGCCGCCGCTGTCAGTGCATGGCTTTCGTTTTTCCGAAGATGTGGAAGGTTACGTGGTGACCCTGGCGGCGCCACTGGTGACGCACTTGCAAGCGCAGTTGGGGCATTCGGTGAACGTCCTGGCCCAGGCTGAAAGCTACCCGGCCCTGGACAACGCCGAGTACCTCAACAGCCTGTTCAGCGCCTTGCAGAATGAATATGTGGGGCATCAACCGGCCCGGGAAATGCTGATGCATGCCCTGGTCAGCGTGATCATGGTCTGGGTCAGCCGCCAGGTGATGCAACGACGTACCCAGACCCAGCGCCCGCAACGCGCCCGGGAATACCTCAACGGGTTCATTCAACTGGTGGAAGAAACCTATCGCCAGCACGTCAAGGTCGAGGATCTGGCCCATCGCCTGGGCATTTCCGTGTCGCACCTCAACGGCACCTGCCGGGAACTTGCGGGGCAACCGGCATTGCAGATCATGCACGAGCGCCAGTTGCTGGAAGCCAAGCGGTTGCTGACCTATACCGGCATGACCATCTACGAGATTTCCGAGATGCTCGGGTTCTCCGACCCGACCAACTTCACCCGGCTTTTTCGCCGGCGCGTCGGCATCTCGCCCAAAGCGTTCCGGGACCGGCTCAAGACCGATCAGCAGGACGACTGA